GCCGCTTCGCCCGGTCGGCGTGGGTACTGCGGCTGCCCATCGCCCCGATGTAGGCGGCGGGCCGGCGCAGTGCCTCCTGGAGCAGCGGCACGTCGAACTTGGGGTCGTGCGTGAGGACGCAGACGACCGTCCGCTCGTCGGTGTCCGTCTCCCGCAGGTAGCGGTGCGGCCACTCGGCGACCACCTCGACGCCCGCGGGGAAGCGCCGGGGCGTGGCGAAGACGGGGCGGGCGTCACAGACCGTGACCCGGTAGCCGAGGAAGTCCCCGATGCGGGCGACGGCCGCCGCGTAGTCGATCGCGCCGAAGACCAGCATCCGCGGCGGCGGTGCGAAGGACTGCAGGAACACGCTGACGGAGTCCTCGCGGCGCTGCCCCTCGGGCCCGTAGTGCCGCAGGCCGGTGGCACCGAGAGCGAGCTCGCCGCGCGCGTCGGCGGTGACGGCCGCGTCCAGGCCGCTCGCGCCCAGCGTGCCCGACACCCGGTCCGGCCGGACCACGAGCGTCGCCCCGCGCGGCGCCGGGCCGTCGGTCACCGTCGCCACGGTCACCGGCTCTCCGGATGCGACGCAGTCCACGACCTCGCCGAAGGCCGGATCCAGCTCGGGCGTGACGGGACGCACGAGCAGCGTGATCTCACCGCCGCAGGTCAGGCCGACGGCGAAGGAGTCCTCGTCGCTGTAGCCGAAGGTCTCCAGCCGGGCCTCGCCGCTCGCCACGACCTCCTGCGCGAGCTCGAACACCGCACCCTCGACACAGCCCCCGGACACACTGCCCACGACCTCCTCGTCCGGCCCCACCGCCATCGCCGCGCCCGGGTCGCGCGGCGCGCTGCGGCTGACCTCGACGACCGTCGCGAGGCCGAACGGGAGCCGGGCCGCGTACCAGCGGCCGAGCACCGGGAGGATGTCACGCACGACCGGCTCCTTCCACACAGCCCACCGGGTACCCAACCGGCGGTTAATTCCGTTGTGGCCCACCGGGCCGGTCTGCTGCACTGCACGGGTCGACGACGTCACCGAGTCCCGAGGAGTCCCAGATGCGCCCTGCGTCCATGTCCCCCCAGACAGGAACGGCTCTCTCTTCGAAGGACATGACGCTTCGTGCAGTTGCTCAACCTTGGAATTCTCGCCCATGTCGACGCAGGTAAGACCAGCCTGACGGAGCGGCTGCTCCATTCGGCCGGGGTGATCGACGAGATCGGCCGCGTCGACGACGGGAACACCCGTACCGACACCCTCGCGCTGGAGCGGCGGCGTGGCATCACCATCAAGTCCGCCGTCGTCTCGTTCCCGCTCGACGGTGTGACGGTCAACCTCATCGACACACCCGGTCACCCGGACTTCATCGCCGAGGTGGAGCGCGTGCTCGGCGTGCTGGACGGCGCCGTCCTCGTGATCTCCGCCGTCGAAGGGGTGCAGGCGCAGACGCGGGTGCTGATGCGGACCCTCCAGCGGCTGCGCATCCCGACCCTGCTGTTCGTCAACAAGATCGACCGGCGCGGGGCGCGGGACGAGGAGGTGCTGCGGGCGGTCGCGGCCCGCCTGACACCCGCGATCGTGCCGATGGGAACCGCCACCGGCCTCGGCACGCGCGCGGCCCGCTTCGTCCCGGGGCCCGGCCCGGCCGCCGCTCTCGACGTCCTGGCCGACCACGACGACACCCTGCTGTCCGCCTACGTCGAGGGCACCGTCACGGACGCCCTCCTGCGCAGGTCCCTCGTCGCGCAGACCCGGGAGGCCCTGGCCCACCCGGTCTACTTCGGCTCCGCCGCCACGGGCGCGGGCGTGGACGCGCTCCTGTCCGGCATCGAGGAACTGCTGCCGGCCGCCGACGGGGACGCGGACGGGCCGGTCTCCGGCACCGTGTTCAAGGTCGAGCGGGGCCCGGCGGGGGAGAAGGTCGCCTACGCCCGGATGTACTCCGGCACCCTGCGCACCCGCGACAGGATCCCCTTCGGAGCGGACGGCGCCGAAGGCCGGATCACCGGAATCAGCGTCTTCGGCCACGGCACGGCCACTCGTGCGGACGCCGTCGCCGCCGGGGAGATCGCCCGGCTGTGGGGGCTTGCCGACATCAGGATCGGCGACGCGATCGGCGAACCCCGCAAGGCGTACGAGCACTTCTTCGCCCCGCCCACCCTGGAGACGGTCGTCGTCCCGGGGCCCGG
The genomic region above belongs to Streptomyces coeruleorubidus and contains:
- a CDS encoding XdhC family protein, producing the protein MRDILPVLGRWYAARLPFGLATVVEVSRSAPRDPGAAMAVGPDEEVVGSVSGGCVEGAVFELAQEVVASGEARLETFGYSDEDSFAVGLTCGGEITLLVRPVTPELDPAFGEVVDCVASGEPVTVATVTDGPAPRGATLVVRPDRVSGTLGASGLDAAVTADARGELALGATGLRHYGPEGQRREDSVSVFLQSFAPPPRMLVFGAIDYAAAVARIGDFLGYRVTVCDARPVFATPRRFPAGVEVVAEWPHRYLRETDTDERTVVCVLTHDPKFDVPLLQEALRRPAAYIGAMGSRSTHADRAKRLAEAGLTERELSRLRSPVGLDLGARTPEEVAVSVAAEIVALRWGGTGAPLTLTEGAVHPPRRR
- a CDS encoding elongation factor G codes for the protein MQLLNLGILAHVDAGKTSLTERLLHSAGVIDEIGRVDDGNTRTDTLALERRRGITIKSAVVSFPLDGVTVNLIDTPGHPDFIAEVERVLGVLDGAVLVISAVEGVQAQTRVLMRTLQRLRIPTLLFVNKIDRRGARDEEVLRAVAARLTPAIVPMGTATGLGTRAARFVPGPGPAAALDVLADHDDTLLSAYVEGTVTDALLRRSLVAQTREALAHPVYFGSAATGAGVDALLSGIEELLPAADGDADGPVSGTVFKVERGPAGEKVAYARMYSGTLRTRDRIPFGADGAEGRITGISVFGHGTATRADAVAAGEIARLWGLADIRIGDAIGEPRKAYEHFFAPPTLETVVVPGPGVNRGALHLALTQLAEQDPLIGLRHDERRQETSVSLYGEVQKEVVQATLADEYGLHVTFRETTPLCVERLVGTGHAVEFNKKDANPFLATVGLRVDPAPVGSGVGFRLEVELGSMPYAFFKAVEDTVRETLDQGLYGWQVTDCTVTMTHSGYSPRQSHAHQGFDKSMSSTGADFRGVTPLVLVEALRRAGTRVHEPMHRFRIEAPADTLGALLPVLAGLAAVPETTRNRGDRWVLEGTVPAARVHGLGQLLPGLTRGEGELESAFDHYAPVMHGTIPERPRTDHNPLNRKEYLLNVTRRVGG